In Oxyura jamaicensis isolate SHBP4307 breed ruddy duck chromosome 11, BPBGC_Ojam_1.0, whole genome shotgun sequence, a genomic segment contains:
- the FAAP24 gene encoding Fanconi anemia core complex-associated protein 24, which translates to MTTKANLPAAAGSVVVPYGHVVGNEKWRGSGIAQRLQGKIKLIFEDGLGLVDFHLSNRICILYISEADLVAGDDFKRRLVRFRNANSLGGIVIVERTQISDQYFIAVQKLVVLELGMVLLPVANQGEASQLITQLVREQSKDHNSNPFLRKQCSQLLEASVFRTVQQIPGVGKTKALLLLQQFGSIHRLCNASVEELELVVGQTVAQQIHTFLCS; encoded by the exons ATGACAACAAAAGCGAACCTCCCTGCGGCAGCGGGATCCGTGGTGGTCCCCTACGGGCACGTGGTTGGGAACGAGAAGTGGAGAGGGTCAGGGATAGCCCAGAGGCTCCAGG GGAAAATTAAGCTCATTTTTGAAGATGGCTTGGGACTCGTGGACTTTCATCTTTCAAacagaatttgcattttatacaTTTCTGAAGCAGATTTGGTTGCAGGAGATGACTTCAAACGAAGATTGGTTCGGTTTAGGAAT GCCAACAGTCTTGGTGGAATTGTAATTGTTGAGAGGACTCAAATAAGCGACCAGTACTTCATAGCAGTGCAAAAGCTTGTTGTGCTAGAACTTGGAATGGTGCTGCTTCCTGTGGCAAATCAAGGAGAAGCTTCTCAACTTATTACTCAGCTG gtcCGTGAACAAAGTAAGGATCACAACAGTAACCCCTTCCTTCGTAAGCAATGCTCTCAGCTGCTAGAGGCATCAGTATTTCGGACTGTGCAACAAATTCCAGGAgttgggaaaacaaaagctctgcttttaCTGCAGCAATTTGGAAGCATCCACCGGCTTTGTAACGCATCTGTCGAGGAGCTTGAGCTAGTAGTTGGACAAACGGTAGCACAACAAATTCACACGTTCTTATGCTCTTGA